GAAATGGATATTTGCAGTCCATATGAGTCCTTTAATCTAATCTTTTCCTAGAAAGTAAAGAAGTAACCTAAGAAAAATCAAGCAGCAGAAACCAACATAAAATGATCGAAAACAGAAACGCTGGTGCAGGTAGACTGAACACCCCATTTTTCTCGGGATAGGTAAATAGAAAGGaaattttaaatattcatttaAGGGGTAAAAAACACAAAATTTAACCACCGTCCTCCACTCAAACgaaaataaggaactgaagatacaATGGGCAATACAACATACGAGATAATCATATGCATCATAAAGAAATTAGCAAATAACTAACAGTAGAATATAAACGTTAGAGGTTCCGATGAGAGTAGTATACTTAGCAGTTTgaaattattcaccaaacaactaAAGAAAAGTGAATTCACATCGCAGTAACCAGATATTTTTTCTGGGTAATCTCTTCATCATTTTTGTGTTGGATTTGACATAGTTCCGAAAAACACTAAAACTGTCTCTAATGACCATCACCTAGAAAATGCATCATCCTGCATCCTGAGAGATTCTATCAACAGATACCAATTTTTTCGGTTATGCGTAATGCTCCAATTCTGCTTGCGCCAAGATAGGACAGAAGCAACATAATGACTCGGAGAGAGAATTTCTGAATAACCACATAAcataccttgtctctcctttTTCTCTTGCAATAGGATGTGAATCCTTCAGTTATAAACTGAGAAAAGTGGTCTCTTTCGCGCTCCTACAACAGAAGATGCTCATCGAATAAATAAAGAGACAGTAAATAAATTATAAGGCTGTGCAGAAAACCATATAAATGATTAAGAAACAGACGCACCAACAATATACACAAAGGGAACAAAAGGATACGAGATTATGCATCAAGCCCATAGATTTTAACCTCTATTCAGCGGAACTTCCAATACTGACTTATGCAAGAAGACGACATCATGAAACGGAAACCAAACAGTAACAATATGCACTTTTACATCTTCCATCCCCCATGCCCCAACCAGAAGCGAATAACAAGGCACCATAACCTTAACTCTAGATAATGTAACTCTAGATAATGTTTTAACCTCTTCTTTTTATTATCTTAGAGCACACCAAACTGTAGGATAACTTTCAAATTTAACCGTCACTTGGCTAGATGAGGTTTAGTACCTTAGCTAACTGTAGAGAAAGGTCCCTCAACTTCTAATGCTAAATGAACTGCAGGCTTCCTTCCACTAAACCattaaaatgatggaaaatggtTACATATCTTGgaagagaaaggaaaaatggaGTCTGGCACGAAACTTAGAACATTTCCTCTTACAAAAAACCACCACTATTTACACATCCTAATCCCTATAACCAGAAACTAAACTAAGCCTGCCCTGCCACCCTCAAAGAAAAATAAAGCTCATCTTTGGCACTGCCCATCACATTGCTTCAGGAAGAATCATACACATACCATTGGAAGGATATCATACTGAGGATTATTGTAAAGACAAAGAAAAGCTAAGCCGACCAGGTAGCTTGATAAAAAGCGGATGCCCGCAAGGCTCAGTTCAAGTGGCAAAGGTTGAAGGGCTTGTGACTTAGGTCGCAGGTCCAACCCCTGAGGGTTTAAAACTAAGCctagtatttaagtggagaagtaGAGGGGTGGGCTCATTATCCCCGAGTTTCGAAGGTGGTTGGTCCAGACGAAAAGGGAAAAAGCTTGATAAAAAGAAGCTGGGGAACAAAGCATGGGAATTATCATTGGCAACAAGACAGGGAAATATTAGCACTATTAAAGAGGCAATGATTTAATGGCTTCAAGAAAATCTAGAAGGGAACAATAAACTAACAACAAACACTAAAATGCTACGAATATCAGTTGTTCCTATTTCTTCTCTTGGGGTAAATCATTCTGTTACTTTTTTGCATTCTAATCAGTCAATTAATCAACCAACCAATTCATCCCAATTATATGTGCTGGCTATATGAAGactttactttattaaaaaaaaagctCTGGCTATATGAATCCTCCCTATTCATTTCGCTCTATTCAGGAGGCAATATTATGGTATGTCTATTCCATTTAATACTAAACCTGAATGCCGATGTAGCACGTCTAGATTAACATGCTCAAACAAATTTAACGTTTAAGAAATTCATCAAGGATTGATTTTTTACATCGACGGTCAAGCTACCGCAACCCACCCTCTCTTGATTCCATATAACAAATTTCTTCTCTAGACAGATTTTTCAAATTTACTTGACATTCGTAATTTATATCATGAATTCCAATCACTAACTTAAATATGCCTCAGTGAAAAATTAGATAATCAGAGAGAAAATGTCCTTTCATGATAAAACAAAAGGTTTCAATATTCTCTAGCTAGAATAGTGAGAGGATATAGATGGGAAAATCTGAAAGAACAATTTTGGCTCTCTTAAATGTACAGGGAGTGGCTATagatggaaaaataaaaaatttatgtcCATTAACGAATTTATGAAATGCTCTCACCATCTCTAGAACACAGCTCTGCGCAAGTGCAGGTGCTTGGAGGGATTTGAACATCATAAGACTAGTTTTAAATTACACATTAAGAATATACCGCACAAACCATAAATGACAAATGCTGTCAGTCAAGGGGAAAAGATACTTTAGTTCAGATATTAAAAAATATGCAGCAAAGGATACCCTGGCATGCCAAGAACCTACTATAGATAGGCATATTGGAAACTACTTTAGCTCTCAAATTAGCAGATTCAGTATTTGATTCCAAAGCAGAGGCTTAGGAACAAGTTCAATCACTTTTCTGAATCTACCTCTGCGTCAAGCATAACGTACTATGTTTATACTGTTAGTGCACCTTTTCTACTGTCAGTCGTACCAGGTCACTGTCGACCAAATTTCATAACTAACAAATCAAGGGAAGAGCTGATATAACTGATGGCCCTCTGATGCACAAAACAAAATCCTAGCTTCATCTCCCTATCTAATGGCATGTTAAGAAACAGCGTTTCTACAAGAAACTAAAATCAAGTAATAAATTTCTCGACCTGCAAAAGAAAGATAAATGAAGTAGACAAATAAAATCGCATTTATAACAGAACGTTTAGTAGAATCATTACCATGTAGTCGATGCACATCTGCCTGACCAAATCATAAGCTTCAGAATCACCATATACTTGGTCAGCAACTGCACGGAAGAGGCAGTTCCCATCTTCCAGCATTTTCTTAACTTCTAAGCCTTTTGCTCTTCTAATATCACTTTCAAACTGGTGCTCTCTCTCCTAAAACAAAATTGTCAAGTTTGCAATTTCAGATATGTGCAATCTGCTAGTCAAATCAGTGTACTTGTGAATTACTAGATAGATCATTCTTCACTCATGCCAAATTACATGAGCGGAATGACCATTCCACTTTGTGCTTGCTCAAGCTTGCCATTCCGCATACGGGATAAACAGCCACTAACTGTTTAGAATGCACGATTTGCACAGGACAATCATTGCTGATTGTATGTGCTTAAGAAATAAAGTTATAATAACCTTCCAAAAGCACAtgcttataaaaaaaattataagcaATGATCAACTCTACTCCCAAAACAGACAAGGGGATCATAAACTGCAGCCTTGATCAGTTTCTAGTAGATAATTTTGACCTTACCATATCATTGTGTGAGGATCCAAATTTGGGGTTCTGCTCATCGGCACTATTATAACCTTCACTTTCGCTGTGTGACCGCGGAGAGGATGGCCTAGATCCCGCAGGTGAAGTCCTAGTTGACACATTAGGCCGCCCAACAAGTTCCCCAGATCCTAACAGCACTGCATTTGAACTACCTGATGAAAATTTCCTTGGACTACAGCTTAGAGACACAGGTTTAGGAGGTGGGACAGGAGGTGGAGGTGGACACGAACTACTTTTAGCCCCCTGCACAGAAGTTCCCTCATTTTCCGCTGCCTCAACACTTAAACCACTAGATCCTTTTACAGAGTCCCCACAGACAAAAGCACCATCACCTATCTTCTCATTGTCAATAATCTTTTCTTCAAGGTGGCTTCTGTCACTGCTGAAGTTTTCTAATGAAGCATCATCACCTTCACCTTTGTGGTTGAAAGAACCAACTGAAAACTCATCCAAGACAATAGATTCTGGAAATTCTCCTACCAACTCGTCATCTTCCAGAGCTGATGGTACCTGACTAGTGCTAGAAGCCTGTGGCTGCAATGGAGCTGAAGAAGATGCAGATGATTCAGGGAGTGAAACTGATGACCTGTTCTGGTTTGACAACGACGATGAAGACCCTGTAGAACCTCGCTGAACAAGTATCCGTGTCATTATTGTTGCCCTTCTTCAACTACAGAACCACAAAATAACCACTCTGCCTTTACCCAAATTAGAGAAACACTTTCAATTTGTCACGCTTTCTGGCTTTTGGGGCGGTCACACCAATACCTTTACTGAATGATTTCTTGCAGCAGCCTACTTCCTTTTGATCCTCGCGAACTACTTTCTGCATTCCCGTATATATTCTCATGAGACCTTCAACTCCAAAAATCTTCTTTGACACAACAAAGCCTCTTCTCTTTATGTTCCTTGAAATTTCCCAAAAGTAAGCCACGTGCTTAAAACTGCAATTACGACCAACTAATCATCACCAAATGCTAGATAAAAGATAGTAATTTAAAAGTAATCCTACTCCATCAATTACACCACAGGAACATATATATGAATCAACTACTTCTCAATCCCAAAACTAATACAGACAGATACATGATCCTCTTTAACGAATCCTCCCTCCTCGGACCCAATTTATTCCAATGCTAAACAATTTAGGGGttctttaatttaattagatATCACATTTATCCCACATACAATTCTCTAACCCAACTAAAAACACTGATGGtaagtaaataaaataactaaaagaaTACATCAAACCAAGGGTAATTCACGCTAAAAACCTCTATACTATCACTCAGTTTCAGGCACACGTGTATTTCTATTGTAAATCAAAGACTTAATACCCTGTACTATTAAAAATTTTCAGAAACATTAAATAAATTCAAAATCCAAGTAGACAAATTAGATTTATCCTACAATGAGATCATCGAAGGCTAATTTTTCTTAGAAAAAATTTAAGTTACAACCACATTTTTTTGAACAAGTTGAAATTTTTTAACAAAGGCAAGTCAATAGTAGAAAAACTAAATCCCACAGACACAATCAATAAAGATAAAGATGCATTAAACAAGGAACGGCGCCAGAGCTTACAAATGGGAAACCCTAAAGTTGACTCAGGGAGAATTACGTAACTCAGTTGATTATGACAGACCTAATTGAAGCAGAAATTCCCACTGGCTAGGGTTTAGTATATAATCTGCGAAGCGGAGGAACGAAAAGAGAATGCAATTTACCTTCTAGGCGAAGGAAGAtagtgtatatatgtatgtatttgtgTGTGTTTTAGGTGGCGAAAATGGGTAAAGTTTGAGAGAAAATGGGAGGCTGGGGAAGAGAAAGAGAGGAGGAAGGGACACGTGACTTAAGAATTTTACTGCCGACTCCGTTGGTCCCGTCAGAAGCGCATTATTTGCACGTGTGGAATGGAGGAAATGtttcttcttttcccttttattttaatCATGGAGGAAATGTTTTCAACATATGGAGTTTCATTTCCTCACTAATTTAACTATGAAACCTTTTAGGATTTTATATAGGAATTTTCATTGTATAAAAATTAAGGTAAGAGTCAGTAGATAGTCGAGtgtatttcttttttttatttgtagcATTAATATTATTCTTGTATTTGCTTGTACTTAGATTAGATTTATATTACTTCTcgttgtttctttttctttggttatcttattatcttgttgttgtttttgCTTTTTGTATTGTTTTTTTCCTATGGTTTCTCAGTTACtgtatttcttttta
Above is a window of Nicotiana tabacum cultivar K326 chromosome 8, ASM71507v2, whole genome shotgun sequence DNA encoding:
- the LOC107784988 gene encoding OVARIAN TUMOR DOMAIN-containing deubiquitinating enzyme 6, with product MTRILVQRGSTGSSSSLSNQNRSSVSLPESSASSSAPLQPQASSTSQVPSALEDDELVGEFPESIVLDEFSVGSFNHKGEGDDASLENFSSDRSHLEEKIIDNEKIGDGAFVCGDSVKGSSGLSVEAAENEGTSVQGAKSSSCPPPPPVPPPKPVSLSCSPRKFSSGSSNAVLLGSGELVGRPNVSTRTSPAGSRPSSPRSHSESEGYNSADEQNPKFGSSHNDMEREHQFESDIRRAKGLEVKKMLEDGNCLFRAVADQVYGDSEAYDLVRQMCIDYMERERDHFSQFITEGFTSYCKRKRRDKVYGNNVEIQALSEMYNRPIHIYSYSNEPMNTFHGSYNSDSPPIRLSYHHGNHYNSLVDPRRLTVGAGLGFSSLQGTNVNKDKVKAAIKAQQDQQIDNALLAEGRFYSDLELTEKEMERMVIEASRAEYIARDRFRQQLGCQESSTSGAEPSSSGARSSGSEKRQEDGLCLPDSTFSDCIQIMLSMGFSYPRVIEAYSLFGDDVDSMVCYLVETSSSSRRSKGKATE